Proteins from a single region of Sneathiella aquimaris:
- a CDS encoding mechanosensitive ion channel family protein has translation MDNVEQNIENLNKYIDLLIEFGVTYGFQILGALAFFAFGFLVINWIGNRLQKIAIAKNIDETLSGFMASSLKLVMMVMLIIITLGNFGISIAPLIALAGAVTLGATMALQGPISNFGSGVAIILTRPYVVGNVVTVRGVSGIVDKVTLGTTFLLGEDGEKIAIPNKEIVGQILVNSNENRILELQFSVSSKTDTELLAEKITALLKTFPEIREDPTPQVGIHDFALGGVVMGVRAWIPGNCYFRIRYSVNDAILTLLKSEKIKLLAPVFNTGEE, from the coding sequence ATGGATAATGTCGAACAGAACATCGAAAATCTGAACAAGTATATTGATCTGCTGATTGAATTCGGCGTCACATACGGGTTTCAAATTCTTGGCGCCCTTGCCTTTTTTGCCTTTGGATTTCTGGTAATCAATTGGATTGGTAACCGACTGCAAAAAATCGCAATTGCCAAGAACATTGATGAGACATTATCTGGCTTTATGGCCAGCAGCCTAAAATTGGTGATGATGGTGATGCTGATCATCATCACCCTTGGAAATTTTGGTATCAGCATCGCTCCGCTTATTGCCCTTGCAGGCGCCGTGACGTTAGGCGCAACCATGGCTTTACAAGGCCCCATATCCAACTTTGGGTCGGGCGTCGCCATCATATTAACGCGCCCCTATGTTGTTGGAAATGTTGTGACCGTCCGCGGCGTAAGTGGCATTGTTGACAAGGTTACCCTTGGAACCACCTTTTTGCTAGGTGAAGACGGCGAGAAGATTGCCATTCCCAACAAGGAAATTGTCGGTCAGATCCTCGTAAATTCCAACGAAAACAGAATCCTCGAGCTACAATTTTCCGTGTCGTCCAAAACAGATACAGAGCTGCTGGCAGAAAAAATAACTGCATTGCTAAAAACCTTTCCGGAAATTCGCGAAGACCCAACGCCACAAGTTGGCATCCACGACTTTGCCCTGGGCGGTGTGGTTATGGGTGTGCGCGCATGGATACCCGGAAATTGTTACTTTAGAATTCGCTATTCAGTGAATGATGCCATTCTGACGCTTCTCAAATCTGAAAAAATCAAATTGCTCGCCCCGGTTTTTAATACCGGTGAGGAATAA
- a CDS encoding CaiB/BaiF CoA transferase family protein, whose amino-acid sequence MGPLAGYKIVEMGGIGPGPMCALLLADMGADIIRIDRMQETGLGVHTDPKFNLLMRGRRSVAVDSKSKEGQELILSLIEQADGLIEGFRPGVMERLGLGPDVVFARNPKIAYGRMTGWGQDGPMAPAAGHDLNYIALSGALHAMGRRGSMPTPPLNLVGDFGGGALYLAMGMLATMLEASNSGKGQVVDVSMVDGAASLMTTFFGLKAAGRWSDERGTNILDSGAHFYDVYETKDGKYVSIGSIETKFYAELLRLTGLEGEDLPNQMDVSAWPALRERFAAVFITKTRDEWCDIMEGTDVCFAPVLSMEEAPQHPHNIARGTFVELDGVVQPAPAPKFSRTKSEIQGPACAPGEHTDEALLSWGVSEDRIRDLKAASAIK is encoded by the coding sequence ATGGGACCTTTAGCAGGATATAAAATCGTCGAAATGGGAGGTATCGGACCAGGACCAATGTGCGCATTGTTACTGGCAGATATGGGCGCGGATATTATTCGAATTGATCGGATGCAGGAAACAGGGCTGGGCGTTCATACGGATCCTAAATTTAACCTGCTCATGAGAGGCCGGCGGTCGGTCGCCGTTGATAGCAAATCCAAGGAGGGACAAGAATTAATTCTTTCCCTGATAGAACAGGCGGACGGGTTGATCGAAGGATTTCGCCCAGGTGTGATGGAACGATTGGGATTGGGGCCAGACGTTGTTTTTGCTCGTAACCCGAAGATTGCTTATGGCAGGATGACCGGTTGGGGGCAGGACGGTCCAATGGCTCCCGCTGCAGGTCATGACTTGAACTATATTGCCTTGTCAGGCGCGTTACATGCGATGGGCCGGCGCGGCAGCATGCCAACACCGCCCTTGAACCTTGTCGGCGATTTTGGCGGCGGTGCACTGTATCTTGCAATGGGCATGCTTGCTACAATGCTTGAAGCGTCGAATTCGGGGAAAGGCCAGGTCGTGGACGTTTCCATGGTGGACGGTGCTGCCAGCTTAATGACAACGTTCTTTGGTCTAAAGGCGGCTGGACGTTGGAGTGACGAACGGGGCACTAATATTCTTGATTCAGGCGCCCACTTTTATGACGTTTATGAGACTAAAGATGGAAAATATGTGTCCATTGGCTCTATCGAAACCAAATTTTATGCGGAATTGCTGCGCCTCACAGGGTTGGAGGGTGAAGATCTTCCCAATCAGATGGATGTTTCTGCTTGGCCCGCGCTAAGAGAACGCTTTGCCGCTGTCTTCATCACGAAAACACGAGATGAATGGTGCGATATTATGGAAGGAACGGATGTCTGTTTTGCGCCGGTTCTATCTATGGAAGAAGCGCCACAGCACCCGCACAATATTGCACGAGGAACTTTTGTTGAGTTGGATGGTGTTGTCCAACCCGCCCCCGCGCCCAAATTTTCGCGGACTAAATCCGAAATTCAAGGGCCTGCCTGTGCTCCGGGAGAGCACACGGATGAGGCCTTGTTAAGCTGGGGGGTAAGTGAAGATCGCATACGGGATCTGAAAGCTGCAAGCGCTATAAAATAG
- a CDS encoding AsmA family protein yields the protein MGKIITGAVAGLVVLLAVLVAVFYFNLDKVIITAVEEVGPDVTQTDVTLNEVDLDLTSGKGALRGLSVGNPKGFEEPNAFMLNEISVAVDLSGSNDKVIHIEEILVTGPQITYELSETGNNLDVLQKNIDDYIKANSGAKDTSTDPGSEEDGPKLIIDKLVIKDGRVTVKAPITMNQKIEGKLPTIQLTDIGKDSGGASPAEVAAQVADKITDSALSVVSDLGIGKTLDGLKNSLSGATDAVSSGAGKAAEGAGKAVEGATGAVKSLFK from the coding sequence ATGGGAAAAATTATTACAGGGGCCGTTGCTGGCCTTGTTGTACTGTTAGCAGTTCTTGTTGCTGTCTTTTATTTCAATCTGGACAAAGTTATCATAACTGCTGTTGAAGAAGTTGGACCAGACGTCACCCAGACAGACGTCACTCTGAACGAAGTCGATCTGGATCTGACATCCGGAAAAGGGGCGCTGCGCGGATTGTCTGTGGGCAACCCAAAAGGTTTTGAAGAACCAAACGCCTTTATGTTGAATGAAATTTCAGTGGCGGTTGATCTTTCCGGTAGCAACGACAAGGTCATTCATATTGAGGAAATTCTGGTAACCGGACCTCAGATTACCTACGAATTGAGCGAAACAGGGAATAATCTGGATGTACTCCAGAAGAATATCGATGATTACATCAAGGCGAATAGCGGTGCAAAGGACACGAGCACCGACCCTGGATCAGAAGAAGATGGACCAAAACTTATTATTGATAAACTGGTCATAAAAGATGGTCGGGTGACTGTGAAGGCGCCCATCACGATGAACCAGAAAATTGAAGGCAAACTGCCAACAATCCAGCTTACGGATATCGGAAAAGACAGTGGTGGCGCTTCACCGGCTGAAGTTGCAGCACAAGTCGCCGACAAAATTACAGACAGTGCATTGTCTGTCGTTTCTGATCTAGGCATTGGCAAAACACTGGATGGTCTGAAAAACAGCTTGTCAGGAGCCACTGATGCGGTTAGCAGCGGTGCCGGAAAAGCAGCTGAAGGCGCTGGCAAAGCGGTAGAAGGTGCAACGGGCGCTGTAAAAAGCCTATTCAAGTAA